A genomic region of Oncorhynchus mykiss isolate Arlee chromosome 2, USDA_OmykA_1.1, whole genome shotgun sequence contains the following coding sequences:
- the akip1 gene encoding A-kinase-interacting protein 1, translated as MATQAWQLESSLSRSARLGLEVLERASRRSVDWTSPSPNTTPTDRNAGSEVLGNSAHTSLDDAFETIAEFMAQTTYQCKNFYTSENEPMEKERTHVCRYHSQSHQCPGTSLQIRKHARSSPEDFHIEVSPGTYAITAGMQDSQQQTRLVRINAGESMNLTFHL; from the exons ATGGCAACACAAGCCTGGCAGCTGGAGTCATCACTGAGCCGCTCCGCCAGACTAGGCCTGGAAGTACTGGAGCGAGCGTCGAGACGGAGCGTAGACTGGACGAGTCCGTCTCCCAATACAACACCAACGGATCGCAACGCCGGGAGTGAG GTTCTGGGAAACTCAGCCCACACAAGCCTGGATGATGCTTTTGAGACCATAGCGGAATTCATGGCTCAGACAACATATCAATGCAAG AACTTTTACACATCGGAGAATGAGCCTATGGAAAAGGAGAGAACCCATGTGTGCAGATACCATTCTCAATCTCACCAATGCCCAGGGACCTCATTGCAGATCAGGAAACAT GCACGGTCATCACCTGAGGATTTCCACATTGAGGTGTCACCAGGTACCTATGCGATTACCGCGGGAATGCAGGACTCGCAGCAACAGACCCGGCTAGTACGCATTAATGCAGGAGAGAGTATGAACCTCACCTTTCACCTCTAA
- the c2h11orf16 gene encoding uncharacterized protein C11orf16 homolog — MVSVSQSPGEPHRRLLPLFLGLRNRNVSFVLDTSEAMSTALGSVKRLLIQTLLNKASLRDSLFNIIGFSYKVTRWSEHMVPCAPDTVYEALSWIHSLSSSPGRDLMAALSTAFSDPACHAVHLVTTGLPDHPEELLRALSTMAGERPVHVFHLSLSKQQQSSSSLDSRTQDFIQCLTHATRGSCYVLPVGMDGAVEQVIPLYTAESQPSVPTCSPVKSCSQSTSVVPLQPLLPLSPLRCMLGNPFCPVSSCVLSGRALSVCSTEFLPGCRVLARRELDGLYYLGTVTQLVQGRRGVYVVEFDRPGTRRPEGGDDHAMRMSQQQQLVCSPDMLNHTQAHTHCLVPGDAVLSPWEPDLRRYGPGRVVSGMETRDSVTVESGKGLQVLLWNGRLMQVPGDLAVWIPASQHERIVRELQRIPLPPCCNDNLLHVHSTMWAPYLYCTGTQCCPSAGGPCHCQIMQPWWPLRVPPCHVRGLREREGLERKKRQDRAELEKKVDLQLGELKETKEVEPETSSSSLSGDEEAGAIRGKSVSLLASTEPSPLDKLGPEHGQPSWRYWRRSHPEPQHRQPEKVPRGKFQSMEISYPDVEISGSPNHSSMFQPLPGCERRVTIRDVFGLTDSKPRPKTRLQLTACNTITGVYT, encoded by the exons ATGGTGTCTGTCTCCCAGTCACCTGGTGAGCCTCACAGGAGGCTCCTTCCATTGTTCCTGGGCCTGAGGAACAGGAATGTGTCCTTTGTATTGGACACCTCAGAGGCCATGAGTACTGCTCTGGGGTCAGTGAAGCGCCTGCTCATCCAGACCCTGCTGAACAAGGCATCCCTCAGAGACTCGCTCTTCAACATCATAGGCTTCTCATACAAG GTAACCCGTTGGTCTGAGCACATGGTGCCCTGTGCTCCAGACACTGTCTACGAGGCTCTATCCTGGATTCACTCCCTCAGCTCCAGCCCAGGTAGGGACCTCATGGCTGCCCTGAGTACAGCCTTCAGCGACCCAGCCTGCCATGCTGTCCACCTGGTCACCACCGGTCTCCCTGACCACCCAGAGGAACTCCTCCGGGCCTTGTCAACCATGGCAGGGGAGAGGCCAGTCCATGTGTTCCACCTGTCGCTATCTAAGCAGCAGCAGAGCAGCAGCTCTCTGGACAGCAGGACTCAGGACTTCATCCAGTGTCTGACTCACGCCACAAGAGGGAGCTGTTATGTTCTCCCTGTCGGGATGGATGGGGCAGTAGAGCAG GTGATTCCATTGTACACTGCTGAGAGCCAGCCCTCAGTGCCGACCTGTTCTCCAGTGAAGTCCTGCAGTCAGTCCACCTCTGTTGTTCCACTACAGCCTTTACTGCCCTTATCTCCTCTCAG GTGTATGCTTGGTAATCCCTTCTGTCCAGTTAGTAGCTGTGTGTTGTCAGGGAGGGCCCTGTCGGTATGCAGCACAGAGTTTCTCCCAGGCTGCCGTGTGTTGGCCAGGAGGGAGCTGGATGGCCTTTACTATTTGGGCACTGTAACGCAGCTAGTCCAG GGTCGAAGAGGAGTGTACGTGGTTGAGTTTGACAGGCCGGGGACGAGGAGACCCGAAGGGGGAGACGATCACGCTATGAGGATGTCCCAGCAACAGCAGCTAGTCTGCTCTCCAGACATGCTGAACCACACTCAggcccacacacactgtctggtccctGGGGATGCAGTGTTGTCCCCGTGGGAACCTGACCTGAGGAGATACGGTCCGGGGAGAGTGGTCTCCGGAATGGAGACACGAGATTCAGTGACAG TAGAGAGTGGGAAGGGGCTCCAGGTGCTGCTGTGGAATGGTAGGCTGATGCAGGTGCCTGGGGATCTAGCTGTGTGGATCCCTGCTTCTCAGCATGAGCGGATCGTCAGGGAGCTCCAGCGAATTCCTCTGCCGCCATGCTGCAATGACAATTTGCTCCACGTCCACAGCACCATGTGGGCTCCCTATCTGTACTGCACTGGAACACAGTGCTGTCCATCAGCAGGTGGACCATGCCATTGTCAAATCATGCAGCCATGGTGGCCACTGAGAGTTCCGCCTTGTCATGTGCGtggcctgagagagagggaggggctagAGAGGAAAAAGCGGCAAGACCGGGCAGAGCTAGAGAAGAAGGTGGACCTCCAGTTGGGAGAGCTCAAGGAAACTAAAGAGGTCGAACCTGAGACATCATCTTCATCCCTGTCGGGTGATGAGGAAGCTGGGGCCATAAGGGGAAAGTCTGTCAGCCTGTTGGCCAGCACAGAGCCCTCTCCCCTGGACAAGCTGGGGCCAGAACACGGCCAACCTtcctggaggtactggaggagaagCCATCCAGAGCCACAGCACAGACAACCAG AGAAAGTACCAAGGGGAAAATTCCAGTCTATGGAAATCAGCTACCCTGACGTCGAGATCAGTGGCTCACCTAATCACAGCTCCATGTTTCAGCCACTTCCTGGCTGTGAGAGGAGGGTGACCATCAGGGATGTGTTTGGCCTGACAGACTCCAAACCTCGTCCAAAAACGAGACTGCAGTTAACCGCTTGCAACACGATCACAGGTGTTTATACATGA